In a genomic window of Streptomyces sp. SJL17-4:
- a CDS encoding sugar ABC transporter substrate-binding protein has protein sequence MTRLRTGGVRAAVGAVLALALTGALAGCSSTGGKRAEDARKAAEAQGRAAVDTPRWTFAMVTHSGDGDTFWDIVQKGAKQAAAKDNINFLYAHSDEAQQQAQLIDSYVAKDVDGLIVTLAKPDAMKAAVEKAVKAGIPVITVNSGAEQSKAYGALTHIGQDETVAGEAVGEELDKRGKKKALCVLHEQGNVGHEQRCAGTKKTFGGELVNLYVDGTNMPDVKASIEAKLQSDKDVDAVVTLGAPFADAAVQAAKSAGSKAEIDTFDLNAKVATSLQAGTLGFAVDQQPYLQGYEAVDLLWLYRYNANVLGGGKPVLTGPQIITKDDAAKLVEYAERGTR, from the coding sequence GTGACCAGGCTTCGGACAGGAGGGGTACGCGCCGCAGTCGGCGCCGTGCTCGCGCTCGCGCTCACCGGGGCGCTCGCCGGGTGCAGCAGCACCGGCGGAAAGCGGGCGGAGGACGCCCGCAAGGCCGCCGAGGCCCAGGGCAGGGCGGCCGTCGACACCCCCCGCTGGACCTTCGCCATGGTGACCCACTCGGGTGACGGCGACACCTTCTGGGACATCGTCCAGAAGGGCGCCAAGCAGGCCGCCGCCAAGGACAACATCAACTTCCTCTACGCCCACAGCGACGAGGCCCAGCAGCAGGCGCAGCTGATCGACTCGTACGTCGCCAAGGACGTCGACGGTCTGATCGTCACGCTCGCGAAGCCCGACGCCATGAAGGCCGCCGTCGAGAAGGCAGTCAAGGCCGGCATCCCGGTGATCACCGTGAACTCGGGCGCCGAGCAGTCCAAGGCGTACGGGGCGCTCACCCACATCGGCCAGGACGAGACCGTCGCCGGCGAGGCCGTCGGCGAGGAACTCGACAAGCGGGGCAAGAAGAAGGCGCTCTGCGTCCTGCACGAACAGGGCAACGTCGGCCACGAGCAGCGCTGCGCGGGCACGAAGAAGACCTTCGGCGGCGAGCTGGTCAACCTCTACGTCGACGGCACCAACATGCCGGACGTCAAGGCCTCCATCGAGGCCAAGCTCCAGTCCGACAAGGACGTCGACGCCGTCGTGACGCTCGGCGCCCCCTTCGCCGACGCCGCCGTCCAGGCCGCGAAGAGCGCCGGGAGCAAGGCCGAGATCGACACCTTCGACCTCAACGCCAAGGTCGCCACCTCCCTCCAGGCCGGCACCCTCGGCTTCGCCGTCGACCAGCAGCCCTACCTCCAGGGCTACGAGGCCGTCGACCTGCTCTGGCTCTACCGCTACAACGCCAACGTCCTCGGCGGCGGCAAGCCGGTCCTCACCGGCCCGCAGATCATCACCAAGGACGACGCCGCGAAGCTCGTCGAGTACGCGGAGCGGGGCACCCGATGA
- a CDS encoding cytochrome P450, giving the protein MSVIELGEYGADFTANPYPSYARLREAGPVHEVRMPDGFQFWLVVGHEEGRAALADPRLAKSPHVIGVRAPEEDIIGVHLLAADAPDHTRLRRLVTGEFTGRRVEALRPRIERLTAELVDAMEPAGRADLVDSFAYPLPITVVCELLGVPAADRDTFRRWSTELVTPTGDEDFTQSMVDFGAYLDALIEDKRAAGPTDDLLSGLIASRAEDGDRLSGPELRAMAYLLLIAGHETTVNLIANTVRNLLTHPDQLAALRADPGLLDGTIEESLRYDGPVETSTFRFSREPVTVGGTEIPAGQSVLVAIGALDRDPARFPEPDRFDIRRDTRGHLAFGHGIHYCLGAPLARLEGRIALRTLLDRFPNLELDPEGEPWEWLPGLLMRGVRHLPVRW; this is encoded by the coding sequence ATGTCCGTCATCGAACTGGGGGAGTACGGCGCGGACTTCACCGCGAACCCGTATCCCTCCTACGCGAGGCTCCGCGAGGCCGGTCCCGTCCACGAGGTGCGGATGCCCGACGGCTTCCAGTTCTGGCTGGTCGTCGGTCACGAGGAGGGGCGTGCGGCCCTCGCCGACCCCCGGCTCGCCAAGTCCCCGCACGTGATCGGCGTACGGGCGCCGGAGGAGGACATCATCGGCGTCCACCTCCTCGCGGCCGACGCACCCGACCACACCCGGCTGCGCCGCCTGGTCACGGGCGAGTTCACCGGCCGCCGGGTGGAGGCCCTGCGTCCCCGCATCGAGCGGCTCACCGCGGAACTCGTCGACGCGATGGAACCGGCCGGCCGCGCCGACCTCGTCGACTCCTTCGCGTACCCGCTGCCGATCACCGTCGTCTGCGAGCTCCTCGGGGTCCCCGCGGCGGACCGGGACACCTTCCGCCGCTGGTCGACCGAGCTGGTCACCCCCACCGGCGACGAGGACTTCACCCAGAGCATGGTGGACTTCGGCGCCTACCTCGACGCGCTCATCGAGGACAAGCGGGCCGCGGGCCCCACCGACGACCTGCTCTCCGGTCTGATCGCCTCCCGCGCCGAGGACGGCGACCGGCTCTCCGGACCCGAACTCCGGGCCATGGCCTATCTGCTGCTCATCGCGGGCCACGAGACGACGGTCAACCTGATCGCCAACACCGTCCGCAACCTCCTCACCCACCCCGATCAGCTCGCCGCCCTGCGCGCCGACCCGGGCCTCCTGGACGGGACGATCGAGGAGTCCCTGCGGTACGACGGGCCGGTGGAGACCAGCACCTTCCGCTTCAGCCGGGAGCCCGTCACCGTCGGCGGCACCGAGATTCCGGCAGGTCAGAGCGTTCTCGTCGCCATCGGGGCGCTCGACCGCGACCCGGCCCGGTTCCCCGAACCCGACCGCTTCGACATCCGCCGGGACACCCGGGGCCATCTGGCCTTCGGGCACGGCATCCACTACTGCCTGGGCGCCCCGCTCGCCCGGCTGGAGGGCCGGATCGCGCTCCGGACCCTCCTCGACCGCTTCCCGAACCTGGAACTCGACCCGGAGGGCGAGCCCTGGGAGTGGCTCCCGGGCCTCCTGATGCGCGGAGTCCGGCACCTCCCGGTCCGGTGGTGA
- a CDS encoding ABC transporter permease: MSSTAPPSDGLDHVDERLLRTTPLKKLLARPELGSVVGAIAVFVFFSVVADSFLNPSSLGTVLYAASTLGIMAVPVALLMIGGEFDLSAGVLVTSSALVSSMFSYQMTANVWVGVGVSLLVTLAIGAFNGFMLTRTKLPSFIITLGTFLMLTGLNLGLTKLISGTVSTKTIADMEGFSSARKLFASQLTIGGVEFKVTILWWFGLVALATWILLRTRFGNWIFAVGGGADAARAVGVPVYRTKIGLYLGVAFCAWISGQHLLFSFDVVQSGEGVGNELIFIIAAVIGGCLITGGYGSAIGSAVGALIFGMTSKGIVYAEWNPDWFKFFLGAMLLLATLLNAWIRKRVEATK, encoded by the coding sequence ATGAGCTCCACCGCCCCACCGTCGGACGGGCTCGACCACGTCGACGAACGGCTGCTGCGCACCACCCCGCTGAAGAAGCTGCTGGCCCGCCCCGAGCTCGGCTCGGTCGTCGGCGCGATCGCCGTCTTCGTCTTCTTCTCCGTGGTCGCCGACAGCTTCCTGAACCCGTCCAGCCTCGGCACCGTGCTCTACGCGGCCTCCACCCTCGGCATCATGGCGGTCCCCGTCGCGCTGCTCATGATCGGCGGCGAGTTCGACCTGTCCGCCGGTGTCCTGGTCACCAGCTCGGCCCTGGTCTCGTCGATGTTCAGCTACCAGATGACGGCGAACGTCTGGGTCGGCGTCGGCGTCTCGCTGCTCGTCACCCTGGCGATCGGCGCCTTCAACGGCTTCATGCTCACCCGTACGAAACTGCCCAGCTTCATCATCACGCTCGGCACCTTCCTCATGCTGACCGGCCTGAACCTCGGCCTCACCAAGCTGATCAGCGGCACCGTCTCCACCAAGACCATCGCCGACATGGAGGGCTTCTCCTCCGCCCGCAAGCTCTTCGCCTCGCAGCTGACCATCGGCGGCGTCGAGTTCAAGGTCACCATCCTGTGGTGGTTCGGCCTGGTCGCGCTCGCCACCTGGATCCTGCTCCGCACCCGCTTCGGCAACTGGATCTTCGCGGTCGGCGGCGGCGCCGACGCGGCCCGCGCGGTCGGCGTCCCGGTCTACCGGACGAAGATCGGCCTCTACCTGGGCGTGGCGTTCTGCGCCTGGATCTCCGGCCAGCACCTGCTCTTCTCCTTCGACGTCGTCCAGTCGGGCGAGGGCGTCGGCAACGAGCTGATCTTCATCATCGCGGCCGTCATCGGCGGCTGTCTGATCACCGGCGGATACGGCTCCGCCATCGGCTCCGCGGTCGGCGCCCTCATCTTCGGCATGACGAGCAAGGGCATCGTGTACGCCGAGTGGAACCCGGACTGGTTCAAGTTCTTCCTGGGAGCGATGCTCCTCCTGGCGACCCTGCTGAACGCCTGGATCCGCAAGCGCGTGGAGGCCACCAAGTGA
- a CDS encoding MFS transporter gives MSHAPAPPVADPRRETVVVFALSLAAMVVSMMQTLPVPILGLIRADLGTSTADVSWVTTATLLSAAVFTPLLGRFGDQHGKKPTLVAVLGVMVVGSVVAALATSLPLLILGRVLQGAATAIFPLALSVLREEVRPQKLPGAMSLVSGTLAFGSGLALVATGLLTSGSDADYRSAFWMATGFAVLALLAVVFLVPATRHKTGGRTDFLGALTLGATLLLLLLPISQGHEWGWASTRTLGSFAGAVVMAVVWVLVERKVREPLVDMKMFVHRPVLMANLAGILVGFGMFANFLGVSYLVQMPEALTGYGFDASILRASVQFLLPGAIVSLLASPIGGRLVRHRGPRTALALAAGLGAVGFAWLALGHGHTASVIGAGIVVGAAVSFGYAAMPAVIMASVPHHQSGIANGINSISRSTGSAIGSAVVTTILASQTIEHLPAGVPPLPAESGFTLTFWIGATAFALVGVVAGLGLRGRATARPAAGTPSVATAAAPEKASVS, from the coding sequence ATGAGTCACGCCCCCGCACCGCCCGTCGCCGATCCCCGGCGCGAGACGGTCGTCGTCTTCGCCCTGAGCCTCGCCGCCATGGTCGTCTCGATGATGCAGACCCTGCCGGTCCCGATCCTCGGCCTCATCCGCGCCGACCTCGGCACCTCGACCGCCGACGTGAGCTGGGTGACCACCGCCACGCTCCTCTCCGCCGCCGTCTTCACCCCGCTGCTCGGCCGCTTCGGCGACCAGCACGGCAAGAAGCCCACCCTCGTCGCCGTCCTCGGTGTCATGGTCGTCGGCTCCGTCGTCGCCGCCCTCGCGACCTCGCTGCCCCTGCTGATCCTCGGCCGCGTCCTCCAGGGCGCCGCCACCGCGATCTTCCCGCTGGCCCTCTCCGTCCTGCGCGAGGAGGTCAGGCCGCAGAAGCTGCCCGGCGCCATGTCGCTGGTCAGCGGCACCCTCGCCTTCGGCAGCGGCCTCGCGCTCGTCGCGACCGGCCTGCTCACCTCCGGCTCCGACGCCGACTACCGCAGCGCCTTCTGGATGGCGACCGGCTTCGCGGTGCTCGCCCTCCTCGCGGTCGTGTTCCTCGTCCCCGCGACCCGCCACAAGACGGGCGGCCGCACCGACTTCCTCGGCGCGCTGACCCTCGGCGCCACGCTGCTGCTGCTCCTGCTGCCCATCTCGCAGGGCCACGAGTGGGGCTGGGCCTCGACCCGGACGCTCGGCAGCTTCGCCGGCGCGGTCGTCATGGCGGTCGTCTGGGTCCTCGTGGAGCGGAAGGTCCGCGAACCGCTCGTCGACATGAAGATGTTCGTCCACCGCCCGGTCCTCATGGCCAATCTGGCCGGCATCCTCGTCGGCTTCGGCATGTTCGCGAACTTCCTGGGCGTCTCCTACCTCGTCCAGATGCCCGAGGCCCTCACCGGCTACGGCTTCGACGCGTCCATCCTGCGTGCCTCCGTGCAGTTCCTGCTGCCCGGCGCGATCGTCTCGCTGCTCGCCTCCCCGATCGGCGGCCGGCTGGTCCGCCACCGCGGGCCGCGCACGGCCCTCGCCCTGGCCGCGGGCCTCGGCGCCGTCGGCTTCGCCTGGCTCGCCCTCGGCCACGGCCACACGGCGTCGGTGATCGGGGCGGGGATCGTCGTCGGCGCGGCCGTCAGCTTCGGTTACGCGGCCATGCCGGCCGTCATCATGGCGAGCGTCCCGCACCACCAGAGCGGTATCGCGAACGGCATCAACTCCATCTCCCGCTCCACGGGCAGCGCGATCGGCAGCGCGGTCGTCACCACGATCCTCGCCTCGCAGACCATCGAGCACCTCCCGGCCGGGGTCCCGCCGCTGCCGGCGGAGTCCGGCTTCACCCTCACCTTCTGGATCGGCGCCACGGCGTTCGCCCTGGTCGGGGTGGTCGCGGGGCTCGGTCTGCGGGGGCGCGCGACGGCTCGCCCGGCTGCGGGGACGCCGTCGGTCGCCACTGCCGCCGCTCCCGAGAAGGCGTCGGTGTCCTAG
- a CDS encoding ATP-binding cassette domain-containing protein, translating to MTTATKTESAPLVELDDVSKYYGNIRALEGVSLEVRSGEISCVLGDNGAGKSTLIKIVAGLHQHDTGTFRIEGEEVTLANPRDALDRGIATVYQDLAVVPLMPVWRNFFLGSEPTRGSGPFKRLDVGLMRTTTREALLRMGIDLRDVDQPIGTLSGGERQCVAIARAVHFGAKVLVLDEPTAALGVKQSGVVLKYVAAARDQGLGVVLITHNPHHAYLVGDRFVLLKRGVMAGSHTKGSVTLDELTRQMAGGTELEDLRHELERPSGT from the coding sequence GTGACGACGGCCACGAAGACCGAGTCCGCTCCGCTCGTCGAGCTCGACGACGTCAGCAAGTACTACGGCAACATCCGCGCCCTCGAAGGGGTCTCCCTGGAGGTCCGCTCCGGCGAGATCTCCTGCGTCCTCGGTGACAACGGCGCCGGCAAGTCCACCCTCATCAAGATCGTCGCGGGTCTCCACCAGCACGACACGGGGACCTTCCGCATCGAGGGCGAGGAGGTCACCCTCGCCAACCCGCGCGACGCCCTCGACCGGGGCATCGCCACCGTCTACCAGGACCTCGCCGTCGTCCCGCTCATGCCGGTCTGGCGGAACTTCTTCCTCGGCTCCGAGCCCACCAGGGGATCCGGCCCCTTCAAGCGGCTCGACGTCGGCCTGATGCGGACCACCACCCGCGAGGCGCTGCTCCGCATGGGCATCGACCTCCGCGACGTCGACCAGCCCATCGGCACCCTCTCCGGCGGCGAGCGGCAGTGCGTGGCCATCGCCCGGGCCGTCCACTTCGGCGCGAAGGTCCTCGTCCTCGACGAGCCGACCGCCGCACTCGGCGTCAAGCAGTCCGGCGTCGTCCTGAAGTACGTGGCCGCCGCCCGCGACCAGGGTCTCGGCGTGGTCCTCATCACCCACAACCCGCACCACGCGTACCTGGTCGGCGACCGGTTCGTCCTGCTCAAGCGGGGCGTCATGGCCGGCAGCCACACCAAGGGCTCCGTCACGCTCGACGAGTTGACCCGGCAGATGGCCGGCGGCACCGAGCTGGAGGACCTCCGGCACGAACTGGAGCGGCCGTCCGGGACGTGA
- a CDS encoding response regulator transcription factor, whose translation MTIRLLIVDDDPLVRAGLTLMLGGAEDLEIVGEGTDGREVPELVTRYAPDVVLMDIRMPHVDGLTATERLRAEPGAPEVVVLTTFHADEQVLRALRAGAAGFVLKDTPPAEIVAAVRRVAAGDPVLSPAVTRQLMTHVAGRPEQSPRTAAAGRLTELADREREVAVAVGRGLSNAEIAAELYMSVPTVKTHVSRVLAKLGLNNRVQIALLVHDAGLLTAGGGEDGQN comes from the coding sequence ATGACCATTCGGCTGCTCATCGTCGACGACGACCCCCTGGTCCGTGCGGGCCTCACCCTGATGCTCGGCGGCGCCGAGGACCTGGAGATCGTCGGTGAGGGGACCGACGGCCGCGAGGTCCCCGAACTCGTCACCCGGTACGCCCCCGACGTCGTCCTCATGGACATCCGCATGCCGCACGTGGACGGGCTCACCGCCACCGAGCGGCTGCGGGCCGAGCCCGGCGCCCCCGAGGTCGTCGTCCTCACCACCTTCCACGCCGACGAGCAGGTGCTGCGCGCCCTGCGGGCCGGCGCGGCCGGCTTCGTCCTCAAGGACACGCCGCCCGCCGAGATCGTCGCCGCCGTCCGCCGGGTCGCGGCCGGGGACCCGGTGCTGTCCCCGGCCGTCACCCGCCAGCTCATGACCCATGTCGCAGGCCGGCCGGAGCAGTCCCCGCGCACCGCGGCCGCCGGACGCCTCACCGAACTCGCCGACCGCGAGCGGGAGGTGGCCGTCGCCGTCGGCCGCGGTCTGTCCAACGCGGAGATCGCGGCCGAGCTGTACATGAGCGTGCCCACGGTCAAGACCCATGTCTCACGGGTCCTCGCCAAACTCGGCCTCAACAACCGCGTCCAGATCGCCCTCCTCGTCCACGACGCGGGCCTCTTGACCGCGGGAGGGGGCGAGGACGGCCAGAACTGA
- a CDS encoding Gfo/Idh/MocA family oxidoreductase: MRIGLIGTGRIGSFHAGVLARHPEVESLVVADADTTRAAGVAGALGAEAAPDVTALFAHALDAVVIASATAAHAELIARAAGAGLPAFCEKPIALDVPGTASALSAVAEAGTELQLGFMRRFDAGYRAAREAVRSGRLGRLHTVRAATSDPAPPPAAYLPLSGGLFRDCLVHDFDIVRWVTGQEVVEVYATGSDAGPAMFREAGDVSTAAALLTLDDGTLVTATATRRNGAGYDVRMELAGDLDQIAVGLDDRTPLTSVEPWASAPPGKPWTGFLERFAPAYEAELDAFVRLVRGEAPNPCDGREALAALRIAEACERSRRERCPVRVDDIR; encoded by the coding sequence ATGCGCATCGGACTCATCGGTACGGGCCGGATCGGGAGCTTCCACGCGGGTGTGCTGGCCCGCCACCCGGAGGTCGAGTCGCTGGTCGTGGCGGACGCGGACACCACGCGGGCGGCCGGGGTCGCGGGGGCGCTCGGGGCGGAGGCCGCGCCGGACGTCACCGCGCTGTTCGCGCACGCACTGGACGCCGTGGTGATCGCCTCGGCGACGGCCGCGCACGCGGAGCTGATCGCCCGCGCGGCGGGCGCCGGGCTCCCGGCCTTCTGCGAGAAGCCGATCGCCCTGGACGTGCCGGGGACGGCGAGCGCGCTCTCGGCGGTGGCCGAGGCGGGCACGGAGCTCCAGCTCGGCTTCATGCGGCGCTTCGACGCGGGGTACCGGGCGGCGCGTGAGGCGGTGCGCTCGGGGCGGCTCGGCCGGCTGCACACCGTACGGGCGGCGACCTCCGACCCGGCACCGCCGCCGGCCGCGTACCTCCCCCTCTCCGGCGGTCTCTTCCGGGACTGTCTGGTGCACGACTTCGACATCGTGCGCTGGGTGACCGGGCAGGAGGTCGTGGAGGTGTACGCGACGGGCTCGGACGCCGGTCCCGCGATGTTCCGGGAGGCCGGTGACGTGTCCACGGCCGCCGCGCTCCTCACCCTCGACGACGGCACGCTCGTCACGGCGACGGCGACCCGCCGCAACGGCGCCGGGTACGACGTCCGCATGGAGCTGGCGGGCGACCTGGACCAGATCGCGGTGGGCCTGGACGACCGCACCCCGCTCACCTCGGTGGAGCCCTGGGCGTCGGCCCCGCCGGGAAAGCCCTGGACCGGCTTCCTGGAGCGGTTCGCCCCCGCGTACGAGGCGGAGCTCGACGCCTTCGTACGCCTGGTCCGCGGCGAGGCGCCCAACCCGTGCGACGGGCGGGAGGCCCTGGCGGCGCTCCGGATCGCGGAGGCGTGCGAGCGCTCGCGTCGGGAGCGGTGCCCGGTACGGGTGGACGACATCCGTTAG
- a CDS encoding ROK family glucokinase, which produces MSTYRDLAHRGSARGTVLRTVGTRERRSHLTAPRVPTVGIDIGGTKVMAGVVDADGNILEKLRTETPDKSKSPKVVEDTIVELVLDLSDRHDVHAVGIGAAGWVDAERATVLFAPHLAWRNEPLKDALQSRLAVPVMVDNDANTAAWAEWRFGAGRGEDHLVMITLGTGIGGAILEGGQVKRGKFGVAGEFGHMQVVPGGHRCPCGNRGCWEQYSSGNALVREARELAAADSPVAYGIIERVKGNVPEITGPLITELAREGDAMCVELFQDIGQWLGVGIANLAAALDPSCFVIGGGVSAADDLLIGPARDSFRRHLTGRGYRPEARITRAQLGPEAGMVGAADLARLVARRFRRANRRRVERYERYERYAQALRSGTSGRAARFPEDPPS; this is translated from the coding sequence ATGAGTACCTACCGTGACCTCGCCCACCGGGGGTCGGCCCGGGGCACCGTGCTGCGGACCGTCGGCACCCGGGAGCGGCGCTCCCATCTGACGGCGCCGCGGGTGCCGACCGTCGGCATCGACATCGGCGGTACGAAGGTGATGGCCGGCGTCGTCGACGCCGACGGCAACATCCTGGAGAAGCTCCGCACGGAGACCCCGGACAAGTCCAAGAGCCCCAAGGTCGTCGAGGACACCATCGTCGAACTGGTCCTGGACCTCTCCGACCGGCACGACGTGCACGCCGTCGGCATCGGCGCGGCCGGCTGGGTCGACGCCGAGCGCGCCACGGTGCTCTTCGCCCCGCACCTGGCCTGGCGCAACGAGCCCCTCAAGGACGCCCTGCAGAGCCGCCTCGCAGTCCCCGTCATGGTGGACAACGACGCCAACACCGCCGCCTGGGCCGAGTGGCGCTTCGGTGCCGGACGTGGCGAGGACCACCTCGTCATGATCACCCTCGGCACCGGCATCGGCGGCGCCATCCTGGAGGGCGGCCAGGTCAAGCGCGGGAAGTTCGGGGTGGCCGGCGAGTTCGGCCATATGCAGGTCGTCCCCGGCGGCCACCGCTGTCCCTGCGGCAACCGCGGCTGCTGGGAGCAGTACAGCTCCGGAAACGCGCTGGTCCGCGAGGCCCGAGAGCTGGCCGCCGCCGACTCCCCGGTCGCGTACGGGATCATCGAGCGGGTCAAGGGGAACGTCCCCGAGATCACCGGACCGCTCATCACCGAGCTCGCCCGCGAGGGCGACGCCATGTGCGTGGAGCTCTTCCAGGACATCGGCCAGTGGCTGGGCGTCGGCATCGCCAACCTCGCCGCCGCCCTCGACCCCTCCTGCTTCGTGATCGGCGGTGGCGTCTCGGCCGCCGACGACCTGCTCATCGGCCCCGCCAGGGACTCCTTCCGCCGCCACCTCACCGGCCGCGGCTACCGTCCCGAGGCCCGTATCACCCGCGCCCAGCTCGGCCCCGAGGCGGGGATGGTCGGCGCCGCCGACCTCGCCCGGCTCGTCGCCCGCCGCTTCCGCCGCGCCAACCGGCGCCGGGTGGAGCGGTACGAACGGTACGAGCGTTACGCCCAGGCCCTGCGCAGCGGGACCTCGGGCCGGGCCGCCCGTTTCCCCGAGGACCCGCCTTCATGA
- a CDS encoding GntR family transcriptional regulator: MDRSSPVPLYFQLAQQLESAVENGTLTPGTLLGNEIDLATRLGLSRPTVRQAIQTLVDKGLLVRRRGVGTQVVHSTVRRPLELSSLYDDLDAAGQLPATRVLVNRAEPATGPVAAALRVPEGSEVVYLERLRTAHGEPMAYLRNHLPAGLLGPGGPDTARLETTGLYRMLRSAALTLHSARQAVGARAATATEAALLDEREGAPLLTMERVTFDDTGRPVEYGSHLYRADRYSFEFQLMVRP; this comes from the coding sequence GTGGACCGCAGCAGCCCGGTCCCGCTCTACTTCCAGCTGGCCCAGCAGCTGGAGAGCGCCGTGGAGAACGGCACGCTGACCCCGGGCACCCTCCTCGGCAACGAGATCGACCTCGCCACCCGCCTCGGCCTCTCCCGCCCCACCGTCCGCCAGGCCATCCAGACCCTCGTCGACAAGGGCCTCCTGGTCCGCCGCCGGGGGGTCGGCACCCAGGTCGTGCACAGCACGGTCCGCCGCCCGCTGGAGCTGAGCAGCCTGTACGACGACCTGGACGCCGCCGGACAGCTCCCCGCCACCCGGGTCCTGGTCAACCGGGCCGAACCCGCCACCGGTCCGGTCGCCGCGGCCCTCCGCGTACCCGAGGGCAGCGAGGTCGTCTATCTCGAACGGCTCCGCACCGCGCACGGCGAACCCATGGCGTACCTGCGCAACCACCTGCCCGCCGGGCTCCTCGGCCCCGGCGGACCCGACACGGCGCGCCTGGAGACCACCGGTCTCTACCGGATGCTCCGCTCCGCCGCGCTGACCCTGCACAGCGCACGCCAGGCCGTCGGCGCGCGCGCCGCGACCGCTACGGAGGCGGCCTTGTTGGACGAGCGGGAGGGCGCCCCGCTGCTGACGATGGAGCGCGTCACCTTCGACGACACCGGACGCCCCGTCGAGTACGGCTCCCATCTCTACCGGGCCGACCGCTACTCCTTCGAGTTCCAGCTGATGGTCCGTCCGTAG
- a CDS encoding MarR family transcriptional regulator has product MSETTSRTPTKLQLMELLAAIGTAQWRDFAAAAAHHGLTSTQAKVLAQLDGPLPMRALATLLVCDASNVTGIIDRLEARSLVRREPDPSDRRVKNVVATDEGRDIIRRVREEMQATSGALDTLDADESTTLYALLARLRPGMEKSP; this is encoded by the coding sequence ATGAGCGAGACGACCTCCCGCACCCCCACCAAGCTCCAGCTCATGGAGCTGCTCGCCGCCATCGGCACGGCCCAGTGGCGCGACTTCGCGGCCGCCGCGGCCCACCACGGTCTGACCTCCACCCAGGCGAAGGTCCTCGCTCAGCTCGACGGCCCGCTGCCGATGCGCGCCCTGGCCACCCTGCTCGTGTGCGACGCGTCCAACGTCACCGGCATCATCGACCGCCTGGAGGCCCGCTCCCTGGTCCGCCGCGAGCCCGACCCCTCCGACCGCCGCGTCAAGAACGTCGTGGCGACCGACGAGGGCCGGGACATCATCCGCCGGGTCCGCGAGGAGATGCAGGCCACGAGCGGCGCCCTCGACACCCTCGACGCGGACGAGAGCACGACCCTCTACGCCCTGCTGGCGCGGCTGCGCCCGGGCATGGAGAAGAGCCCCTGA